Below is a window of Anas platyrhynchos isolate ZD024472 breed Pekin duck chromosome 34, IASCAAS_PekinDuck_T2T, whole genome shotgun sequence DNA.
CCCTGCAGCGCAGCGGATACCCCAGCCCCAACGCTtcgtgctgggggctgggggagtcCCGGTGGGATGACAGCGTGCGGCCGGGGCACGCGTGAGGGGGCCGCGGGGGCCGTGGGACTTTGAGCCCGGACGCAGCCTCGTCTGGGCTCCTGGACTTGACACGATTTGCGCCGGGGTTGCAAACTctggcaggggaggggagggaattttccggggggaggcagcactTCGGGTGAcaccctgcccccccccaacctgTGTATACGCTGCACTTTGGAGCACGGAGCCGCTGCCTGCCCTTGCCGCTGCCAGCGGGGGGGCCCCGACCCGCGTGGGGGTGCCCCCGGCCTCGCCGCCAAGCTCGGTGCCCCCAGCCCACGCTGCCGGGCTCAGCCCCCCTGCGGGGGCCGGGATGAGTCAGCTGCGGGGGCGAGAGGCGGCAGCGGGAACCGGGGGGGCTGAACGCGCCTGCCCAGCACTCCGCGGGGCCTCCAGCTCCCcgagggatgggggggggggcaaagggaCCCCCCCCCTGCACCAGCCTGGCTGGGGGCACGAGTCCCTCGTCCACCCGGGCCTGGCACCTGCTGTGGGGTTTGTGAGCTGCCCtgcgaccccccccccagcctggaggagggtcaaggcagggagaggggagccTGGGGGAGTGGGGGCAGGAAGATAAGccataaaataaagttttattccaaaataacaaaataaataatctacTGTACACGTTACAAAGGAAGAGTCGCTAATGCTCTAAAAAGACACCACACAGTCctaacggggggggggggggacccggggGCTGGGCATGGCTCGcagaaaaggagggggggggggtggcagcaAGACCCCAGCACCCATCAAACACCTTCTGCttggtgctggagggggggggggctcctgtgTGACCCCCCCGGCACTCAGACCACGCACAGACAAatgttggggaggggggagcatACGGGGGGGGCGCGCGTGTGCTTGGGCATGTGCAGGGAGGGGGGCAccatcggggggggggggctgtggggagtgTATTTACAGCAGAGATGCGTGCATGCAgggggggcaaggggggggTTTGCAGTGCGTGCACACAGAGCGCTCGCACGTGCTTGCTGCGGGGGCGCCGGCGGCTGGAGCGTGGGGGCGTTGCGGGGGCGCTGCGGGGGTGCTGcgggggtgctgcgggggcgCGTGGAGCTGCGCGCGCCGGCACCGCCGTGGGCGGCCGGGCTGACGTGGGCGCACGCGGCGGCGGTGGCACAGCGCCTGTCCccacgcagtgccggggacagggggggggAACGCGATGTGGCTGCCCCCGGGTCAGGGTGGGGGGGGAGCCGGCGGCAggcgggtgctgggggggccctGTGTGGGGTCTGTACAGCGGGCTCGAGTCCATCgcgggctgccccagcccctgggggggggcggcggggggcgagggTATTGCTGCTGCGGGGAGCGTCCCGCTGCGGCTGAGGTAACCAGAGCGTCCGTGCGGGAGGGGATGGGaaatgagggggggggggctgcggccgaGCCCCCTCCGGCACCTTGCGCTCACAGCACTGCTGGcacccagccccctgcccgttATTGCTTCGTTAGTGGtggcgggggggctgcggggctcccGCCGGGCGCCTCACTGCCGGCTGGTCTCCTGCTCCACCTTGATGGTGCCacgggggggctcggggggaggcggggggccCCGCTCTGCCAGCCCGTCCTCGAACTCTGCAGGGAGAGGGCGAGAGTCAGGGTACCATAAAAAAGGGGGGGACAGCTCCCTCCACCCCACACcggccgcccccctcccctgagccccccaagacccccttcccacagcccccaggggcTCACCTGGTCCCGGGGGCTTCCCGGGGAGGCAGGGGCTGAGCCGCCCCACGCGCTCGTGCGAGACCAAGCGGGCCAAGCGCAGCCCCTCGTCCATCAGCGTCTGCTGGAGGATGTGGCGGCTCCAGAGCCCGTGCGGGGGGAGGCCGAGGGGCACGTCAGGGGCCACGCTGGGCGGGGGCGTCAGCCGGGGACAAGCCCCCGCTGCTGCAAGGAGAGGGACGAGGGTCAGcaccgggggctgggggggttccGCCCGCCAGCTGCCCCCCGGGGTGTGCCAGTTGGAGCCCCCACTCACCCTGCAAGTGGCTGTCGAGGCTCTCCCCGGAGAGGCTGGCCGCGTCCTCCTCCAGGCTGGCACGGTACGGGGCCGTGTGGGGCTCCACGGGCAGCTGTAGGGGCTCCGGGCGGCTCTGCTCGCCCACCTGCCGGGAAGGTGCAGCTGAGCACAGGGCACCGCAGCCAGGCCCCGTCCCTCTTGGGGGGGGGttaagggaggggggggggctccaCAGCACCACCAGCCCTTGCCCCTCGGCGCCTGCCCGAGCTGGCGCAGGCAGCCCCGAGCACGCCGCGCGGTCACACCCACGTGTGGGCGATCTCCAACCCACGCTCGCAGGTGTGCACGCACGCACATGCACAAACACCCCCGTGCATGCGCGtgcaccccccccaccccccttccccattGCCTGCACCCCACCCCATGCACGAGGGCGTTCGCCCCGGGCACGCACCCACCTCCTGCTTGAGCCGCTTGGCCACGGAGGCTCCGCTCTCCTCGGGCTGCGTCCTGCGTGGGAGGGAGCAGAAAGGGCTGCGTCAGGCGCGGGGGCGGCCGCGCAGGGGCCCCGCGCTGTGCATGCCCGCCCGGCCCCCTGCCACGCTCTGTGGGCAGCGCCAGCCGTGACGGCGGGCGTAGGAGGCTGCCCGGGCAGGGCGGTGCCGCGGGACggcgcagagcagagcggggCCTCGGAGCAGatggagccgggggggggcggaaAATGCGAGGAGTGACCCGAGAGCGAAGGGAAAGCGGCAGCGCGGCCACAGCAGCCAGCACGGCACCGGCAGCAGCCTCTTGGGGGAAGGGTGCAAGGGATGAGGTGCCCCCCCCTTAACCCCCAGCTgtatccccatccccaccccaagtgctgtgctttctgctttctgtcccCCCCGtccacccccagcacctccgAGGTCAGGCAGAACCAGCCTGAGCAAGGGAAAGGGGAACTCGCGGCCACGTggctgcgggggctgcaggctcCCACCCCCGTCCGGAAGCACCGGTGGTGGTGCAGCTCCCACGAGGGCACTCGGGGGCTCGGGATGAAACCCCATGTGTGGGCAGGGGGGGTGacagctgcccccccccccccccccaagctccCCTGAGGACACTGGGCTCACCTGGCCACCTTGAGCGAGGACAGGTAGGTGCTCTCCCGCGCGACCTGCCGCGAGAGCGAGAAGAGCTCGACGcgccgcagcagcagcgagTTGTCCCGCAGGCAGAACTGGGCGGCCGCCTCGTTGATGATCAGCTGTGGGCAGAGGCCCGGGTGTCAGCAGGAACGGAGCCAGTGGCACCAGCAGGACCCCCAGCAAATGGCACCGCGGGCTCCGGGCAGGCAGAGACCGCCCGGACAGGAGCCGACCTCGGCTTCCTGCACCCCTGCGTGGTGGAGCCCCCACCCCAGCCTCCTACAGGGACACCGCCAGCCCCAGAgccaccccagccccctccccatgcaCCGGGGCCGGTGTTCTCCCGGTGCATTTGAGCCCGGACCCTCACCTCATGCAGGGTGAGCTGCTTGCCTTCACGGCGCCGGGCCTCGCCACGACCGTAGATCGCGCTGTGCCGACGGATCTCCTCCTCCTTGTGCCGGTCGCCATCCTCCAGCTGGAAGATGTGCCCCACGGCTTTGGCCAGCTTCTTGTTGAGCTTCATGAGCGCCCGCAGCTCGGCGTCGCCGCCCcgggggcagctctgcaggagcctCTCCACGCTCTCCGCCACCGTCTGCACCAGCTCCGGCTCCAACGCCTCGGCGCCCACCGGCTGCTCGCCGCTGCTCCCGcctggggagaagggggggcCCCCCGGCTCTTCATCCCCGCCACCCTCCGACTCCGGGGTGCTCCTCCCCGGCCATGGTGGTGCCGCCGAGGGTGACAGCTTCTCCCCCGGATCCGTGGGGCTGCGGGCCGGGGGcgtccctgtgctgctgcccccctTGCCCGTGGCCTCGCTGGGGCTGGCGTGCCCGTTGCTGAGCGATTTGCGCCCGCCGGCCTCGGAGAGCTTGAAGAGGGGGATGCTGCTGACGGGCACGGCCGAGACGGGCTGGCTGAAGAGCCCCGGGTTGGAGGCCCACTCCCGCAGGGCCTTCTGGAGGCGGCGGACGTGCAGGGGCTTGGTGGCCATGCCCACCAGCGCCATGATCTCCAGGAACTCCTCCTCGCCCGCCTCGCAGAGCTGCTGCACGTCGTCCCCCCCTTGCTGGATGAAGGTCTCGTAGTAGCCCAGCAGGTTGGCGCGTTGCAGCACCCGGTACagctgcagctcccccagcGTGCGGGGCACGGCCATGGCGAGCCTGCGGGACGGACAGCGTCACGCCGGGGCCAggagggacagacggacacccacagcccccaggtCAAGCTCGCAGGAGAAGCGCACCCCACACCCTTTGACCTGGGTGCCTGGGGGTCCCCGGGCTGGGGGCACACCCCAGAGGGAGGGGGCGCAGTGGGGCACTCCACAGACCCCACCAGGCCCCCCCTGCCCCTTGGGCCAGGTCAGACCCCGTGGCCACAGCTCCCCAGACACGACACGGACACAAGTGGGGCAGGGGCCAGGCCGGGGGGCACCCTCCCACCCCCATTTTCCCTCCCGGGGCCCTGCCCCGCACCCCACGGACCCCCCCTCCTgccgccagcagccccccccaggacccccgcGTGGGGCAGGACACGTACCCGGGGCTGTCCCagccctccccatccccagaccCCAGCGACCCCTCCCTCCTCTACcgctccccaacccccccactCGCTCCGACCCTCCCGgtgccccgagccccccccggtgccctgagccccccccgccgcccccacctcccccccaccgccccccgGTCGCTCACCGCGGGCTGGAGCCGGTTCCAGCCGCTACGCCCGTGCGTCCCGGGGAGAACCGCAGGGCATGGGCAGGGGGCCGCGCTCCGCTACGGGCCGGGGATACCGGGGGTGCTGGGAGCTCGGGGAcccgggaggggggggctcgggggtcCCGCGGCCGGGCCGTGCGCGCTCActccgccgcgccgcgccgcttCTGCGCGCCGCCCACACGGGCGGTACCGTGAAATAGCAGCGGCCCCGGCTGCGCCGCGGCGTGGGAGGCCCCGGGGGCGGATCCCGCGGCTGCCGCCCCCGCTGAGCGCTGCGAGGGCGGCCGCGGCGGGGGGGCCGCGGGAGGGAGCCGCGGAACCGGCACCGGCACCCCCCAGGGACCGGGGGGACCGAGGGGACCGGCTGCGCCCAGGGCGCACGGTGGCACCGAGGGGGACCGGGGGACGAGGCTGCGCCCAGGGCGCACGGTGGCACCGAGGGGGACCGGGGATCGGCTGCGCCCAGGGCGCACGGCTGGTCCGGGGGTCCCGCACCCCACGGAGAGCAGCGCGGGGACCCCCGGTAGCTCCTCGCCGGGGCCGGGGAGAGCCGGTGGCGGCGGAGCAGCGGGGAACCGGGGCCGGTTTCCCGAGCGGGCGCTGCTCGAGGCAGCCGGTGCTCGCGGGGCGCACCCCGCACCCGGTGCCTGCCGCGCCCGGGGGACCCCCGCTGTGCCCGGAGGATGCGGGGGGTCCCCCCCTTCAGTCCCCCGGCCATGGGGTCCCGCAGGGCCGGCAGCAAGGGGGGGCTGCGCTCGCAGCATCTCCGGTTCCTGCGGCAACCGGGCGCGCCCCGGGGATGCTCCGGGGCGCTGCTGCCCCGTCCCGGCAGCCCCGCACCCACCCGGCGCGGGGGGGGACTCGGCCCCCGGGGCAGCGGGAGGCCCCCGGTGCCGTCGGTGGGCTCCGGGGTGAACCCCCCCGCGGGTCCCCTCccggggggggttggggagatggggagcagagggacaggattttggggacgggggggggggaaatccagcagccccccgccgcctgcACCCCGAGGGAGGGtcgcggcccccccggccccccccaccTCGCCGCTATTTATTTACAGCGCGGCTGGCGCCAGCCGCCCCCGCTGCCTCcttccccgggggggggggggtaccGGGAccggcggggggcagcgggggggctcAGCGCCCCTCCCGGGGGGTCCCGCTCCGGACCCTCAGGGCCCCCCCAAAGCTCCCCCACCCCCGGGCCCGGGCGTCCGGAGCGGGGGGGCCGTTCCCAGGCCCGCCGCTGCCCCCGGCTGACGCACATCCTCCGCCCACGGCCCCGCCGCTTCCCGGCTCCGCCGCCcacggcccggggggggcccccggagcccgctccccgcccccggcccccgccgccccctcccctgcctgggggggggcgggggggaggggaacGGAGCCGAGCACCGGGCGCCCCCTcggggaatggggggggggggggggggggggggtcccggcacCCCCGTAGGGGCCCGGTACCGACGCCCTCCGGTCCTGGGGGGGCAccgcgggggggtcccggggatggggggggtgggaaggttcccccccccccacccccactcgGAGGCAGCCactgggggagggggagggaaccggggggcggcgggggccgggcacggggggaccgggggggtcccgggggtctcggggggggggatgggggtgggggggtccccgggggggcGGCTCCGGGGAAGCTCCGGGACCCCCGACCCAGCCAACGCGGTGTCGCCCCCTGATAGGCGGAGCCGGTTGTCAATCAAAAGAGAGGGGCGGGAGCACGCCGCCGGGCCGTTCTGCGCGCTGATTGGCTGCAGCGAGTGTCTGTCAGCGCCGTTGCTAAGGCGGGGCTCGCCTCTAGGCTGGACCCCGCCCACCCGCTCTGGCTGCTGGTGGCGGCCTTAGCAACGGGAAGGCGGGGCTAAACCCACGCTGCGCTGATAGGCTGAGAGCCCCGTCAGTCATCCCCGCGGGAGGCAGGGGGCAGGGCGAGGCCGGAGCGGCCTTCCTATAGGCCCGGACAGCTGTCAGTATGCTGTGACGTCAGGGCAGGGGGGCGGGACGTGGGGGCGGAAGCGGAAGTCGGTGGCGCGGCCGGGCCATGGCGGGACGGACGAACGCGGCCTgggcccggcggcggctcctggcggcgctgctgctgctgggggcggcggcaccgggcggggggcggggtCAGCGCCAGGACCAGGGGGCCGCGACCGGTGAGGGGGGGGTCacgggggtggggggcggcCTTCGGAGGGCCCCGGGGCctggcggggcggggggggggctgggggtgtctgggagggggtcccgggggggtcccgggggccTGGGGGAGTCCCCGGGGGTGTTgaggggcccggggggggggctcggggagctgggggaggttTGTGGGGGGTTCCTTGGGGAATGGGGGATCCctggggtcggggggggtcTCCAGGTGGCTCtcagggggtcggggggggtcTTGGAGGGACTCGGGGGGGTCCTGCTGCGGGCGGGGGTCGATGCCCGGCGCCGTGTCCGTGCTGCTGAGCGCCCGTTGCTCTGCCCCTCGTCCTGAAGGCGCGGTGGAGAGCGTGATCGAGCTGCACGATGCCCACGCCTGCTACTGGTCTGCCTCCCACCGCTTCTGCTACGCCAACACGCGCGCCCCGCAGTGGCACGACATCTGGACACGGGTGCAGgtgagaggggagggggggggcaggggggcaggTCCTCGCCCCCACCTggcagagcctggcccagccccAGCGGTGCCCACATGtgcttccccccctccccgtgtgCAGATCCGCATCAACAGCAGCCGGGGCGTCCGAGTCACCCAGGTGGACAGCGAGGaggagctgagggagctggagaagtTCAGGGTGTGgaatttcctcttctccttcctgaaGGAGAAGCTGAACGACACCAGCATCGACGTGGATCTCTACGGCAACAAAACCTGCCTGAAGGTCGAGGTGCTGGAGGCCGGCACCACGTACTGCGTCGTGCTGTCCCGGCGTACGTTtgctctgctgcagggcagcacagggccGGTCCCCGCAGCAAAGGGAAGGGGGCCCGCAGGGGAGGGGGCAGAATGGGGGGGCACAGAGTCACAGACACAGGGCGCTTGTTGGAGGCTTGCCTCAGGCACCGCCTCTCCCCACTCGTTGTTGGTGTGTTGGGATGGAGCTCACGCCAAGGGTGCCCTGCCAGGGTTTCTCCCAgcctgttctttttctcttcccaggATTTGACCCTAAACTGTTCCTGGTTTTCTTCCTGGGCctgttgttgttcttctgtGGGGATGTGCTGAGCCGGTGAGTCCCCTCCTCTGCCCTGCGAGCTGGGGGCTGAGATGTGCTGGATTCGCGGAGCAGCTCTTGTCTGTGTGCTGTGGAAGGCAGAGGATCCCCGTCTGCCTCCCTCCGCTTGCCCAGGGGATGCCAGGCCTGCCCcaggggctctgtggggctgtgtaCCATTCCCCTCACCCTTCCCAGGATGTGCGGTGCCTTTCTCTTGGCACCAGGCGCTGGGGTGTGCGGTGCCTGGCTGGCCTCGCAGCCTGCAGGTTCCTGGGGGTCGCTCCTGGCGGGTGTTTGCGCACGGGCATCCCAAAAGCTGTTAAACACTTTGTGCACGTGTGATCTCCGCAGGAGCCAGCTCTTCTACTACTCAGCCGGGATAAGCGTTGGCTTGCTGGCCTCGCTGCTCATCGTCTTCTACGTCATGTCCAAGGCCATGCCCAAGGTGAGAGCATGAGGCTGGCTGGGGGCGAGGTTGCTCGCAGCAGCCCTTTCTACACCTGCACGCCCCTTCTGGTGAGCGTGTGGGGTTTTTGTGGTCTCGGGGTGTTGGGCTGTGGGTCTGGCTCTGCCTGGAGCAAGGCTCGGTAGTCAGGGGGAGGTAGGCATGGGTATCCTCTGCCAACAGCTCCTCTTGATTCTCCCGTCTCCTTTCCTAGAGAAGTCCTGTGTACTTCCTTCTGGTAGGAGGCTGGTCCTTTTCCCTGTACCTGCTTCAGCTCGTCTTCAAGAACCTACAGGAGATCTGCAAGTCCTACTGGCAGTACCTGCTCTGTAAGCGTGGGCCCCTCAGACCTGCCAGCTCTCCAGTTCTTGCGGCTCCTACCAGAGCCTCGGCTCGTTGCTGGGGAGCGCTGGGGCTTCCTGCCCCCCGTGTTGCTGCAGACGTTGTGCTTCTGCTCCTGAGAGGCAAATCCCAGCGCCGGGGCAGTGCCCCAGCTCCCcatccctctgctcccctgcaggTTACATGCTGCTGGTGGGCTTGGTGAGCTTCGGTGTGTGCTACCGGTACGGCCCGCTGGAGAACGAGCGCAGCATCAACCTGCTCTCCTGgaccctgcagctcctgggcctGCTGCTGATGTACTCGGGCATCCAGATCCGCCCCGTGGCCTTGGCCTTGGTGCTCATAGCCATCTGCACCAAGCACCTCGACCACCCCCTTCAGTGGGCCTACGCTGCCTACAGGTGAGCGCTTGCACCCCAGCCCTTGCTTGGGCCAGGtgagctgctggctggagcCCGTGCTGCAGAACTGGGGCatttttggtggtttttggggctggggtgggtACGCTGGGGGGCTGTGACCCTCCTCCCCGGGTTGGTGTGGGGCAGCGCCGTGCTCCTCGTGTGTGGGAGCCTCCCTTGGGAGTGGGGAGCCACGAGCTCTGCTCCAGCCCAACGCTGCCTCTTGGCCCAGCTCCCTGGGGTCTGGATTGCACTGGGTGCCCTGTGCAGGCTGGGAGGGCAGTgactggtgctgtgctgctggcaggagagcGCAGAGCGCCCGGCTGGGGCCCAGCCCCCCCCGCCTGCTGACCGAGGAGGAGTACCACATCCAGGGCGAGGTGGAGACACGCAAGGCCCTTGAGGAGCTTCGAAACTATTGCAGAAGCCCGGATTTCTCTGCCTGGACAGCAGTCTCCCGCATCCAGTCTCCTAAGAGGTAACGTCCCGCGACCCTGCGGTCAGGAGACCTCATCTGGGTGCTTCCGAAAGCCCTGAGCCGCTCTGTGCTGCCACCTCTGGCTGCGGAGGCGCAGAAGATCCCCGCTGCGTGTAAGCGGGGCACTGTGTGGAAGCAGGGCGTGCGGCTCCAGCCCTGGCCCAGCCTCTGTGCTGTGGCTCTGCCCGTGGTGTGGCGTCCCAGAGCACTGAAACCccgcacccccagctccctgcatgCCAGGGCCTCGCAGGCCACTCGTGATGGCACAGCCGTGTCTCGGTGGCTTCTTCCCAGGTTTGCTGACTTCGTGGGCGGCGCCTCTCACCTCACCTCCAGAGAGATTTCTTTCCACGAGCAGGAGTATGGCCTGGGTGGCAGCTTATTTGAGGAGCAGCtgtttgaggaggaggaggaggaggaggaagatgactCCTTTGATGCGGACTACAGGAATTGCTCCCTGTCCTACAGCCGCCTGGATGCTGATtgaggtcagctgccccggacCCAGGAGGGCCAGGGGCAGAACTGCTGGAGTCACCCTGCTTCCCTGACACCTGTGGTGCCCAAAGCTGTGTTTACAGGGGACAGCCGGTGTTGTCTGTGCCCAGCACCTCTGATCCCACCCCAAGCGGGGCTCCTGTgagccctgcagcagagccaggctggTAGGAGGATACGGGGAGCTGGCACTTTTCGTTTTCCCCAGGCAGTTCCAGCACCAAAGCTCTTGTCATCGCAGCTCTCATTGGCAGAGGGTTGCAGGGGGCCTGTCCTTGACCATGGGGTCTGTGCTGCTGCCGAGGTGTAGGACACTGGGCTGGAGTTGAGCTGGACTGGAGCCACCCTGGCTTTTGGGGTGTGTGCTTGCGTGCCTCCTGGTGCGCACCTCGGAGGGGCAGGGACCTTCCCAGGCCTTGGTACTGAGCTGCCTCCCGTGTGCGCTGAGCCCCCGCGCTGTGGCTGGCAGGGGggagcccctctccccccccctctgcCAGGGCGTCTCCACCTTTCAGGGTGGGGATGGAACAAAAGGTCCAGCTCGCGTGCGGATGCCTGCAGGAGACACGTTCATAAAAGAACTTTGGACCCATCCTGCCTCTACCTGcgtgctcagcacctgcccgCTGCAAGGCTGCGGTGTGGGGCGAGCACAcccgggggcagctgctcctcctcctcgtgcttACCAAAGGTGCCCgagggctgcagctgctcagcctGTGCCTCTAACTTGTCATAATCCCCTGCAGCTACCAAAAATCCCCCAGTGCTTCCCGGGCAGAGCCCCAGCTCCATGGGCAGGGGGCTCCACGTGCGTGTCGTAGAGCTGGGTGTGAGACCCGGTGCCCTGCGGGTCGCCCCCAGCACCTCGCGGGTGCTGGctcagcctccccttctcccgGTGTGGCCGTGCCTCCTGCACCCTGCCCAGTGGGGTGCCAGTGTTCCTGTGCCCTTCCCTCCTGGTGCCAGGCAGCACCGGGCACCTGcgtgctcctgcagcagcacctgggaaTGCACCCACAAGGGGCCTGTACTGGGGGCTGCTTTCAGCCCCGTCCCCTCCACGCTTCTCTCACGGCCAGCgcagggcaggagggctggTAAAGAAGCCTG
It encodes the following:
- the NEMP1 gene encoding nuclear envelope integral membrane protein 1 isoform X2, with translation MAGRTNAAWARRRLLAALLLLGAAAPGGGRGAVESVIELHDAHACYWSASHRFCYANTRAPQWHDIWTRVQIRINSSRGVRVTQVDSEEELRELEKFRVWNFLFSFLKEKLNDTSIDVDLYGNKTCLKVEVLEAGTTYCVVLSRRFDPKLFLVFFLGLLLFFCGDVLSRSQLFYYSAGISVGLLASLLIVFYVMSKAMPKRSPVYFLLVGGWSFSLYLLQLVFKNLQEICKSYWQYLLCYMLLVGLVSFGVCYRYGPLENERSINLLSWTLQLLGLLLMYSGIQIRPVALALVLIAICTKHLDHPLQWAYAAYRRAQSARLGPSPPRLLTEEEYHIQGEVETRKALEELRNYCRSPDFSAWTAVSRIQSPKRFADFVGGASHLTSREISFHEQEYGLGGSLFEEQLFEEEEEEEEDDSFDADYRNCSLSYSRLDAD
- the NAB2 gene encoding NGFI-A-binding protein 2 isoform X1, yielding MAVPRTLGELQLYRVLQRANLLGYYETFIQQGGDDVQQLCEAGEEEFLEIMALVGMATKPLHVRRLQKALREWASNPGLFSQPVSAVPVSSIPLFKLSEAGGRKSLSNGHASPSEATGKGGSSTGTPPARSPTDPGEKLSPSAAPPWPGRSTPESEGGGDEEPGGPPFSPGGSSGEQPVGAEALEPELVQTVAESVERLLQSCPRGGDAELRALMKLNKKLAKAVGHIFQLEDGDRHKEEEIRRHSAIYGRGEARRREGKQLTLHELIINEAAAQFCLRDNSLLLRRVELFSLSRQVARESTYLSSLKVARTQPEESGASVAKRLKQEVGEQSRPEPLQLPVEPHTAPYRASLEEDAASLSGESLDSHLQAAGACPRLTPPPSVAPDVPLGLPPHGLWSRHILQQTLMDEGLRLARLVSHERVGRLSPCLPGKPPGPEFEDGLAERGPPPPPEPPRGTIKVEQETSRQ
- the NAB2 gene encoding NGFI-A-binding protein 2 isoform X2 — its product is MAVPRTLGELQLYRVLQRANLLGYYETFIQQGGDDVQQLCEAGEEEFLEIMALVGMATKPLHVRRLQKALREWASNPGLFSQPVSAVPVSSIPLFKLSEAGGRKSLSNGHASPSEATGKGGSSTGTPPARSPTDPGEKLSPSAAPPWPGRSTPESEGGGDEEPGGPPFSPGGSSGEQPVGAEALEPELVQTVAESVERLLQSCPRGGDAELRALMKLNKKLAKAVGHIFQLEDGDRHKEEEIRRHSAIYGRGEARRREGKQLTLHELIINEAAAQFCLRDNSLLLRRVELFSLSRQVARESTYLSSLKVARTQPEESGASVAKRLKQEVGEQSRPEPLQLPVEPHTAPYRASLEEDAASLSGESLDSHLQAGACPRLTPPPSVAPDVPLGLPPHGLWSRHILQQTLMDEGLRLARLVSHERVGRLSPCLPGKPPGPEFEDGLAERGPPPPPEPPRGTIKVEQETSRQ
- the NEMP1 gene encoding nuclear envelope integral membrane protein 1 isoform X1, whose translation is MAGRTNAAWARRRLLAALLLLGAAAPGGGRGQRQDQGAATGAVESVIELHDAHACYWSASHRFCYANTRAPQWHDIWTRVQIRINSSRGVRVTQVDSEEELRELEKFRVWNFLFSFLKEKLNDTSIDVDLYGNKTCLKVEVLEAGTTYCVVLSRRFDPKLFLVFFLGLLLFFCGDVLSRSQLFYYSAGISVGLLASLLIVFYVMSKAMPKRSPVYFLLVGGWSFSLYLLQLVFKNLQEICKSYWQYLLCYMLLVGLVSFGVCYRYGPLENERSINLLSWTLQLLGLLLMYSGIQIRPVALALVLIAICTKHLDHPLQWAYAAYRRAQSARLGPSPPRLLTEEEYHIQGEVETRKALEELRNYCRSPDFSAWTAVSRIQSPKRFADFVGGASHLTSREISFHEQEYGLGGSLFEEQLFEEEEEEEEDDSFDADYRNCSLSYSRLDAD